A DNA window from Setaria viridis chromosome 2, Setaria_viridis_v4.0, whole genome shotgun sequence contains the following coding sequences:
- the LOC117846086 gene encoding uncharacterized protein isoform X3, producing MATAAAPKSLPFLTTATTNSTRTTRPSAARSHTPRPSPTSCSCVGRRAPAPAVAASPRFGSACRAQFPLRSLLLHRAAASPSAAAAAEGMSDPELRLVLELATDEELLEFEEILYGTSYFSPLLKSIARRPNSDSVVVLDDIEERDLFISKLESRFLYLAADARSIIRGWRPSYRDVLLGVRKKLGVQCSSKLSTADLEAEIFLHLVNEYSSHQKDPASFPWDKQKSPNEISSLGVNKWKVLTDAAWKIGAKGLESTFLKGGSALTVKTIYESLASRLSGKLVMEAANYEIKKELVKQGGRLAAVNLESRAGLLAARQGLARAASRYAGLRSVMTFLGPIIYLGAQTI from the exons ATGGCCACCGCCGCAGCACCAAAATCCCTCCCGTTCCTCACCACCGCAACCACCAATTCCACCCGCACCACCCGGCCCTCAGCTGCCCGCTCACACACACCGCGGCCCTCCCCAACCTCTTGTTCCTGCGTCGGACGccgcgctcccgctcccgcgGTCGCTGCCTCTCCTCGCTTCGGCAGTGCTTGCAGGGCTCAGTTCCCCCTTCGATCTCTTCTCCTTCATCGAGCGGCAGCCTCGCcttcagcggcggcagcggcggaag GGATGTCTGACCCGGAGTTGAGGCTGGTGCTCGAGCTCGCCACCGACGAGGAGCTGCTGGAGTTCGAGGAGATTCTCTACGGCACCAG CTATTTTAGTCCATTGCTAAAATCAATTGCAAGAAGACCGAACTCAGATTCTGTTGTTGTTTTGGATGATATCGAGGAGAGAGATCTTTTCATCTCAAAATTGGAGTCGAGGTTTCTGTATCTTGCCGCAGATGCTCGCTCGATTATAAG GGGGTGGAGACCATCTTACAGAGATGTCTTGCTTGGAGTAAGAAAAAAACTTGGTGTTCAGTGCTCTAGTAAATTGTCTACTGCAGACCTTGAGGCAGAAATATTTCTTCACCTTGTGAATGAATATTCAAG CCATCAGAAAGACCCAGCTTCATTTCCTTGGGATAAACAAAAATCTCCAAATGAGATCTCTAGCCTTGGAGTTAACAAGTGGAAGGTGCTTACTGATGCAGCTTGGAAGATTGGGGCAAAGGGACTAGAAAGTACCTTTTTAAAG GGTGGTAGTGCGTTGACCGTGAAGACGATATATGAATCG TTAGCCAGTAGACTATCTGGAAAGTTGGTGATGGAGGCTGCAAATTATGAGATAAAGAAAGAACTTGTTAAGCAG GGTGGGCGGTTGGCTGCTGTTAACCTGGAGTCTAGAGCTGGCTTGCTTGCAGCTAGGCAG GGTTTGGCTCGTGCAGCATCGAGATATGCTGGACTTAGGAGTGTCATGACATTTCTTGGACCAAT
- the LOC117846086 gene encoding uncharacterized protein isoform X2, translated as MATAAAPKSLPFLTTATTNSTRTTRPSAARSHTPRPSPTSCSCVGRRAPAPAVAASPRFGSACRAQFPLRSLLLHRAAASPSAAAAAEGMSDPELRLVLELATDEELLEFEEILYGTSYFSPLLKSIARRPNSDSVVVLDDIEERDLFISKLESRFLYLAADARSIIRGWRPSYRDVLLGVRKKLGVQCSSKLSTADLEAEIFLHLVNEYSSHQKDPASFPWDKQKSPNEISSLGVNKWKVLTDAAWKIGAKGLESTFLKGGSALTVKTIYESLASRLSGKLVMEAANYEIKKELVKQGGRLAAVNLESRAGLLAARQGLARAASRYAGLRSVMTFLGPIAEFMPCSIYLGAQTI; from the exons ATGGCCACCGCCGCAGCACCAAAATCCCTCCCGTTCCTCACCACCGCAACCACCAATTCCACCCGCACCACCCGGCCCTCAGCTGCCCGCTCACACACACCGCGGCCCTCCCCAACCTCTTGTTCCTGCGTCGGACGccgcgctcccgctcccgcgGTCGCTGCCTCTCCTCGCTTCGGCAGTGCTTGCAGGGCTCAGTTCCCCCTTCGATCTCTTCTCCTTCATCGAGCGGCAGCCTCGCcttcagcggcggcagcggcggaag GGATGTCTGACCCGGAGTTGAGGCTGGTGCTCGAGCTCGCCACCGACGAGGAGCTGCTGGAGTTCGAGGAGATTCTCTACGGCACCAG CTATTTTAGTCCATTGCTAAAATCAATTGCAAGAAGACCGAACTCAGATTCTGTTGTTGTTTTGGATGATATCGAGGAGAGAGATCTTTTCATCTCAAAATTGGAGTCGAGGTTTCTGTATCTTGCCGCAGATGCTCGCTCGATTATAAG GGGGTGGAGACCATCTTACAGAGATGTCTTGCTTGGAGTAAGAAAAAAACTTGGTGTTCAGTGCTCTAGTAAATTGTCTACTGCAGACCTTGAGGCAGAAATATTTCTTCACCTTGTGAATGAATATTCAAG CCATCAGAAAGACCCAGCTTCATTTCCTTGGGATAAACAAAAATCTCCAAATGAGATCTCTAGCCTTGGAGTTAACAAGTGGAAGGTGCTTACTGATGCAGCTTGGAAGATTGGGGCAAAGGGACTAGAAAGTACCTTTTTAAAG GGTGGTAGTGCGTTGACCGTGAAGACGATATATGAATCG TTAGCCAGTAGACTATCTGGAAAGTTGGTGATGGAGGCTGCAAATTATGAGATAAAGAAAGAACTTGTTAAGCAG GGTGGGCGGTTGGCTGCTGTTAACCTGGAGTCTAGAGCTGGCTTGCTTGCAGCTAGGCAG GGTTTGGCTCGTGCAGCATCGAGATATGCTGGACTTAGGAGTGTCATGACATTTCTTGGACCAAT